The genomic region TCCGCCATCTTACTAGCTGGCCATCTTCCTTGCGTTGTTCGATGCCCTTAAATGAGACAGCGAGAAGGTACTGTCTCTGTCTCATGAAGACAACTTCTGAAAGCTAGAAAGGACAATCAGTGCTTTAAGCTTGTTTCCTCTTAAAATGGATAAAGATTACATATTGCTGACTCAGTTTTTTCCCTGTTTAAACTTTTCACATACCATTTTCTTACTTATGAAAGGCAGTTTTGCTTCCCTGATACTGTAAAGAGTacacctttgctttttttttttgggttcttgtttgtttgaaaatattaagtCCCATTGCTACTCCTGCCACTCTTTCATGAcagtacagtatttttttttctcaattttcttCTGGCTTGATAATTCAAACTAGACATGCCGCACTACCCCTCCCTTCTAACGACACGATTTGGATGCATACTGTATGaagacagtgaaataaaaatctttagTTTCGCAAGAGCATCGCTTTCCTTAAAGCTCCTTAGTTACTATCAATTGTCTCTGATTAACTACTTATACTGGAAGGctgaaaagaggaagagaaagagcgaGCTTCCTTCGCGAGTCCATCTGCTATTGCATACGGTCTGTCTGCAGCTGTTGGGGCTGGTACTGGCCAAAAGCCGCAGCGGCCGCGGCGGCTGTCCCAGGCGCTGCTGCGGCGATGGGCTGCTGCACCGCATAGCCATAGCCCCCCGCTGCCACATACCCCGCAGCGGCAGCCGGAGAGGCAGCGTACGGGTACTGCTCAtaggcagctgcagcagccgAGTACTGGGCGTACGCCGCTCCGGTGTAATCGATGTAAGGCGTAgtagaagcagcagctgctgcggGCTGGACGTGGGGAATTACCACTCCGGGCTGCACAAAAGCCTGTGGATAGACATA from Phaenicophaeus curvirostris isolate KB17595 chromosome 3, BPBGC_Pcur_1.0, whole genome shotgun sequence harbors:
- the RBM24 gene encoding RNA-binding protein 24 isoform X3 produces the protein MADRAAAERACKDPNPIIDGRKANVNLAYLGAKPRIMQPGFAFGVQQLHPALIQRPFGIPAHYVYPQAFVQPGVVIPHVQPAAAAASTTPYIDYTGAAYAQYSAAAAAYEQYPYAASPAAAAGYVAAGGYGYAVQQPIAAAAPGTAAAAAAAFGQYQPQQLQTDRMQ